One part of the uncultured Bacteroides sp. genome encodes these proteins:
- a CDS encoding glycoside hydrolase family 97 protein, with protein sequence MKNIRLLSSSVLFVAFSLLVSMSAMADSFTSPNGLLKLNFSISAKGEPVYELFYKGKVVVKPSKLGLELKNDPGLMNGFTQTDAKTSTFDETWTPVWGEVKQIRNHYNELAVTLHQNAQDRDIVIRFRLFNEGLGFRYEFPSQKNLTYFVIKEEHTQFAMAGDHTAFWIPGDYDTQEYDYTESKLSEIRGLMKGAITSNASQTQFSPTGVQTALMMKSADGLYINLHEAALVDYSCMNLNLDDKNLIFESWLTPDAQGNKGYMQTPCRSPWRTVMVSDDARDILTSKMTLNLNEPCKIEDTSWIKPVKYVGVWWEMITGKSTWAYTDDFLSVKLGETDYSKAKPNGRHGANNANVKRYIDFAGKYGFDQVLVEGWDIGWEDWFGHSKDYVFDFVTPYPDFNVKMLQSYAKSKGVRLMMHHETSSSVRNYERHMDKAYQFMVDNGYNAVKSGYVGDILPRGEHHYGQWMNNHYLYAVKKAADYKIMVNAHEAVRPTGLCRTYPNMIGNESARGTEYEAFGGSKPFHTTILPFTRLIGGPMDYTPGIFDTKLSFLGNTKHSFVHTTLAKQLALYVTLYSPLQMAADLPESYERHLDAFQFIRDVAVDWDESKYLEAEPGYYITVARKAKNSNNWFVGGITGENPRTALFKLDFLDPGKQYVATLYADGKDADYVTNPTSYQIKKGLVTSKTKLSVKEARSGGFALSLMEVTPTNKKGLKKWK encoded by the coding sequence ATGAAGAATATCAGACTATTATCTTCAAGTGTACTTTTTGTTGCTTTCTCTTTATTGGTTAGCATGAGTGCAATGGCGGATAGCTTCACTTCTCCAAATGGATTATTGAAATTGAATTTTTCAATCTCCGCAAAAGGTGAGCCTGTTTATGAACTGTTCTATAAAGGCAAGGTGGTTGTGAAACCTTCGAAATTGGGTCTAGAGTTAAAGAATGATCCGGGGTTGATGAATGGTTTTACACAGACGGATGCCAAGACTTCTACTTTCGATGAGACGTGGACTCCTGTGTGGGGTGAGGTAAAGCAAATTCGCAATCATTATAATGAACTGGCGGTGACTTTGCATCAAAACGCACAAGATAGAGATATTGTGATTCGTTTTCGCCTTTTTAATGAAGGTTTGGGTTTTAGATATGAATTTCCTTCTCAGAAAAATCTTACTTATTTTGTAATTAAAGAAGAGCATACACAGTTTGCCATGGCAGGTGATCATACTGCTTTTTGGATTCCGGGCGATTATGATACGCAAGAATATGATTATACGGAATCTAAACTTTCGGAAATTCGTGGATTGATGAAGGGTGCTATCACAAGCAATGCTTCACAGACACAATTCTCTCCTACAGGGGTGCAGACGGCTTTGATGATGAAAAGTGCCGATGGACTCTATATTAATCTGCATGAAGCGGCATTGGTGGATTATTCTTGCATGAATTTGAACTTGGACGATAAGAATTTGATCTTTGAGTCTTGGCTTACTCCTGATGCGCAGGGGAATAAAGGGTATATGCAAACTCCTTGTCGCTCACCTTGGCGTACGGTGATGGTTAGCGATGATGCACGAGATATATTGACTTCCAAAATGACATTGAACCTGAATGAACCCTGTAAAATAGAAGATACATCGTGGATTAAGCCAGTGAAATATGTTGGTGTATGGTGGGAAATGATTACAGGTAAGAGTACTTGGGCTTATACGGATGATTTTCTATCGGTAAAATTGGGTGAGACAGATTACTCGAAAGCGAAACCGAACGGCAGACATGGAGCTAACAATGCTAATGTGAAGCGTTACATTGATTTTGCTGGTAAATATGGCTTTGATCAGGTATTGGTTGAGGGTTGGGATATCGGCTGGGAAGATTGGTTTGGTCACTCTAAAGATTATGTTTTCGACTTTGTAACTCCTTATCCGGATTTCAATGTGAAGATGTTGCAGAGTTATGCTAAGAGTAAAGGTGTTCGCTTGATGATGCATCATGAGACTTCTTCTTCAGTGCGCAATTATGAGAGGCATATGGATAAAGCTTATCAATTTATGGTTGATAATGGTTATAATGCTGTGAAAAGTGGTTATGTGGGTGATATTCTTCCACGGGGAGAGCATCATTATGGCCAATGGATGAATAATCATTATTTGTATGCTGTCAAGAAAGCTGCTGATTACAAAATAATGGTGAATGCTCATGAGGCTGTTCGCCCAACCGGACTTTGTCGCACTTATCCTAACATGATTGGGAATGAATCGGCACGCGGTACGGAATACGAAGCTTTTGGTGGTAGCAAACCTTTTCATACAACGATTCTGCCTTTTACTCGCTTGATTGGGGGACCGATGGATTATACGCCGGGTATCTTTGATACAAAGTTATCTTTCCTTGGCAATACGAAGCATAGCTTTGTGCATACTACACTGGCTAAACAGTTAGCGTTGTACGTCACTCTTTATAGTCCTCTACAGATGGCGGCGGACCTTCCTGAAAGTTATGAACGCCATTTGGATGCTTTCCAATTTATTCGCGATGTAGCTGTAGACTGGGATGAAAGCAAATATTTGGAAGCAGAACCGGGGTATTACATCACCGTTGCTCGTAAGGCTAAGAATAGTAATAACTGGTTTGTGGGAGGTATTACAGGGGAAAATCCTCGTACTGCACTTTTTAAACTTGATTTTCTTGATCCGGGTAAACAATATGTGGCGACTCTTTATGCCGATGGAAAGGATGCGGATTACGTAACGAACCCTACTTCTTATCAGATAAAGAAAGGATTGGTAACCAGTAAAACGAAGCTTTCGGTAAAAGAGGCTCGCAGTGGTGGTTTCGCTTTGAGCTTGATGGAAGTGACACCTACTAACAAGAAAGGCTTGAAAAAATGGAAATAG
- a CDS encoding methyltransferase domain-containing protein, translating to MQKRQKNRELYFTELSITSEKYFIPYVSDYKKIEAGMNILEVGCGDGGNLLPFSEMGCHTIGVDMSEGRIKDAILFFKKSNAKGDFIASDIFKLKELEYKFDLIICHDVIEHIENKSLFLKNLKRYLKSGGIIFMSFPAWQMPFGGHQQICQSPIISHFPFLHLLPCSIYKAILKLNGESQGCIKELLEIKQTRTSIELFERVAKQEELLITNRTLFFINPHYEIKFGLKPKKLLHFFSYIPHVRNYFTTSCFYILNPQKEQIDESFAVTN from the coding sequence ATGCAAAAGCGACAGAAAAACAGAGAACTATACTTTACAGAGCTTTCAATAACAAGTGAAAAATACTTTATTCCGTATGTATCTGATTATAAAAAAATAGAAGCCGGGATGAATATTTTAGAAGTAGGCTGCGGTGATGGAGGAAATCTTCTGCCTTTTTCCGAAATGGGATGCCATACGATAGGCGTAGATATGTCAGAAGGTAGAATAAAGGATGCCATTCTATTTTTCAAAAAATCAAATGCAAAAGGAGATTTTATAGCATCAGATATTTTTAAGCTTAAAGAGCTAGAATATAAATTTGATTTAATCATTTGTCATGATGTCATAGAGCATATTGAAAACAAAAGTCTATTTTTGAAGAATTTAAAGAGGTATCTTAAATCAGGAGGCATCATTTTTATGTCATTTCCAGCATGGCAAATGCCCTTTGGCGGACACCAACAAATCTGTCAAAGTCCAATAATATCACACTTTCCCTTCTTACATTTGTTACCATGTTCAATATACAAGGCAATATTAAAATTAAATGGAGAAAGCCAAGGATGTATTAAAGAGCTACTCGAAATAAAGCAAACAAGAACTTCAATAGAGCTATTTGAACGAGTAGCTAAACAAGAAGAACTCCTGATAACAAACAGAACTTTGTTCTTCATAAATCCTCATTATGAAATAAAATTCGGTTTAAAACCGAAAAAGCTATTACATTTTTTTAGTTACATCCCACATGTTCGGAATTACTTCACAACTTCATGTTTTTATATTCTGAATCCTCAAAAAGAACAGATAGACGAAAGCTTTGCTGTAACAAACTAA
- the pepT gene encoding peptidase T, producing MNLTERFLKYVSFDTQSDELTRLTPSTPGQMVFANYLKEELESLGLEEVTLDEYGYLFATLPSNIDKEVPTIGFISHMDTSPDMTGKNVTPRIVKNYDGTDIVLAADENIVLSPAQFPELLDHKGEDLIVTNGKTLLGADDKAGIAEIVSAMVYLMEHPEIKHGKIRIGFNPDEEIGEGAHKFDVEKFGCEWGYTMDGGELGELEFENFNAAGAKVIFKGRNVHPGYARHKMINSMRIASQFITMLPRHETPEHTQGYEGFYHLVGMKGNVEETTLSYIIRDHNRDKFESRKQEMEHLVRKINAEFGEGTATLELKDQYFNMREKIEPVMHIIDTAFAAMEAVGVKPNVKPIRGGTDGAQLSFKGLPCPNIFAGGLNFHGRYEFVPIQNMEKAMKVIVKIAELVANK from the coding sequence ATGAATCTGACAGAACGTTTTTTAAAGTATGTGAGTTTCGATACACAGTCTGATGAGTTAACCAGATTGACGCCCAGTACTCCGGGGCAAATGGTTTTTGCCAATTATCTGAAAGAGGAATTAGAATCATTGGGATTGGAAGAAGTGACTCTAGATGAATATGGTTATCTTTTTGCTACTCTTCCGTCTAATATTGATAAAGAGGTGCCTACAATAGGCTTTATCTCTCACATGGATACTAGTCCTGATATGACAGGAAAAAATGTTACGCCTCGTATTGTGAAGAACTACGACGGAACGGATATTGTACTAGCAGCTGATGAAAATATTGTGCTTTCTCCTGCACAATTCCCTGAATTACTGGATCATAAAGGGGAAGATCTTATCGTAACAAATGGTAAGACTTTACTTGGTGCTGATGATAAGGCAGGTATTGCCGAAATCGTTTCAGCGATGGTTTACTTAATGGAGCATCCTGAGATTAAACATGGTAAGATTCGTATTGGTTTCAATCCTGATGAAGAGATTGGAGAAGGTGCCCATAAATTTGATGTAGAGAAGTTTGGTTGCGAATGGGGATATACCATGGATGGTGGCGAACTCGGTGAACTGGAGTTTGAGAATTTTAATGCGGCAGGAGCAAAGGTCATTTTTAAGGGACGCAATGTACATCCGGGATATGCTAGGCATAAGATGATTAATTCCATGAGGATAGCAAGCCAATTCATAACCATGTTACCCCGTCACGAAACGCCTGAACATACGCAGGGATATGAGGGATTTTATCATCTTGTAGGGATGAAAGGGAATGTGGAAGAGACAACTTTGAGTTATATCATTCGTGATCATAATCGGGATAAGTTTGAAAGTCGTAAGCAAGAAATGGAGCATTTGGTAAGAAAGATCAATGCGGAATTTGGTGAAGGTACAGCGACGTTGGAATTGAAAGACCAATATTTTAATATGAGAGAGAAGATAGAGCCGGTAATGCATATTATTGATACTGCTTTTGCCGCGATGGAAGCTGTTGGTGTGAAACCTAACGTGAAACCTATTCGCGGAGGTACGGATGGCGCACAGCTCTCTTTCAAAGGTTTACCATGTCCCAATATCTTTGCAGGTGGACTCAATTTCCATGGGCGTTATGAATTTGTGCCTATACAAAATATGGAAAAAGCTATGAAAGTCATCGTGAAGATAGCAGAACTTGTTGCCAATAAATAA
- the gcvT gene encoding glycine cleavage system aminomethyltransferase GcvT, producing MKQTPFTQKHLALGAKMHEFAGYNMPIEYSGIIDEHLTVCNAVGVFDVSHMGEFWVKGPHALAFLQKVTSNNVAALTPGKIQYTCFPNEQGGIVDDLLVYHYAAEKYLLVVNAANIEKDWNWCVSHNTEGAVLENASDWMGQLAVQGPKAISALQKLTDINLSNVPYYTFVSGSFAGEQEVIISNTGYTGAGGFELYFYPEAAEKIWNAVFEAGAEFGIKPIGLGARDTLRLEMGFCLYGNDLDDTTSPIEAGLGWITKFVEGKDFINRTNLEKQKKEGVSRKLIGFEMLDRGIPRQNYELFASSGEKIGVITSGTMSPIRKVGIGMGYVKPEYAALGTELFVDVRGRKLKAVIVKPPFRK from the coding sequence ATGAAACAGACCCCTTTTACACAAAAGCATCTTGCACTAGGTGCCAAGATGCATGAATTTGCAGGTTATAATATGCCTATTGAATATTCTGGAATTATTGATGAACACCTTACGGTTTGCAATGCTGTAGGAGTTTTCGATGTTTCTCATATGGGAGAATTCTGGGTGAAAGGTCCGCATGCGCTAGCTTTTCTGCAAAAGGTGACTTCGAATAATGTTGCTGCGTTGACGCCTGGTAAGATACAGTATACTTGTTTCCCTAACGAACAGGGAGGAATTGTGGATGACTTGCTTGTGTATCATTATGCGGCAGAGAAATATTTGTTGGTTGTAAATGCTGCTAATATTGAAAAGGATTGGAATTGGTGTGTGTCCCATAATACGGAAGGAGCGGTATTAGAAAATGCTTCTGACTGGATGGGACAGTTGGCTGTACAGGGTCCGAAAGCTATATCGGCGTTACAGAAGTTGACTGATATAAATCTGTCTAATGTACCCTATTATACTTTTGTTTCTGGAAGTTTTGCTGGAGAGCAGGAGGTCATTATCTCAAATACGGGGTATACAGGTGCGGGAGGTTTTGAACTTTATTTTTATCCGGAAGCAGCAGAGAAGATATGGAATGCTGTATTTGAAGCCGGAGCTGAGTTTGGAATAAAACCAATAGGTTTGGGAGCCCGTGATACGCTCCGATTGGAAATGGGCTTTTGCCTATATGGCAATGATCTTGACGATACAACTTCTCCTATTGAAGCTGGCTTAGGATGGATTACTAAGTTTGTGGAAGGGAAGGATTTTATAAACAGAACGAATCTGGAAAAGCAGAAAAAAGAAGGGGTTAGTCGTAAATTAATTGGCTTTGAAATGCTAGACAGAGGTATTCCTCGCCAGAATTATGAGTTATTTGCTTCGTCGGGAGAAAAAATCGGGGTGATAACTTCGGGTACAATGTCTCCTATTCGTAAGGTGGGCATTGGCATGGGCTATGTGAAGCCTGAATATGCCGCTCTTGGTACGGAGCTCTTTGTCGATGTGCGTGGACGCAAACTGAAAGCAGTGATCGTGAAGCCGCCATTTAGAAAATAG
- a CDS encoding cation:proton antiporter, whose amino-acid sequence MSHLPTLIADLALILACAGVMTLIFKKLKQPLVLGYVVAGFLASPHLDFTPSVIDAANIQTWADIGVIFLLFALGLDFSFKKILKMGGTAIIAACTIIFCMTLLGIGIGIAFHWKRMDCLFLGGMIAMSSTTIIYKAFDDMGLRKKKFAGLVLSILIIEDILAIVLMVMLSTLSAKSEIEGFDMFGSVGRLFFFLILWFIVGIYIIPQFLKRVRKLMTEETLLIVSLGLCLGMVLLAAYTGFSAAFGAFIMGSILAETAEAESIERLVKPVKDLFGAVFFVSVGMMVDPAMIVEYAIPILVVTLSVIVGQALFGTFGVVLAGQPLKVAMQCGFSLTQIGEFAFIIASLGVALHVTSDFLYPIVVAVSVITTFLTPYMIRLSTPAVDFVDARLPGSWKRFLARYCHGSEAAMNYENLWKKLLTALIRITVAYSVLSIGVIILFIRYIMPFLYQHLPHFGAALLGTFLTTLSISPFLRAIIVKKNRSVEFITLWNDNRINRGPLVSTIVFRAIVAVSLVMFIVASLFRASVGIALGIAILAVLLMVYSRRLKKHSILIERRFFQNLRYRDIRAEYLGEKKPAYAGRLLSRDLHLADFELPGESTWVGQTLLELNLGRKYDVHVVSILRGRRRINIPGPDMRLFPNDKIQVIGTDDQLNVFSEELQNVSSLADDVVEKHTMVLKQLLIDADSFLIGVRLRNSGIREKYRCLIVGVERGGGTLMAPNVDIPFEEGDVLWIVGKDEHIHQLVGEKNQKLNPL is encoded by the coding sequence ATGTCACATTTGCCTACTCTGATTGCTGATCTTGCACTGATTCTTGCTTGTGCAGGTGTGATGACTCTTATCTTTAAAAAACTGAAACAACCGTTGGTGCTTGGTTATGTTGTAGCAGGTTTTTTGGCAAGTCCTCATCTAGACTTTACTCCTTCGGTTATTGATGCGGCTAATATACAAACTTGGGCGGATATAGGAGTGATTTTCTTGTTATTTGCGTTAGGTCTTGATTTTAGCTTTAAAAAGATCCTAAAAATGGGAGGGACGGCGATTATTGCCGCATGTACAATAATCTTTTGCATGACCTTGTTGGGGATCGGCATTGGAATTGCTTTTCATTGGAAACGGATGGATTGTTTATTCCTCGGAGGTATGATTGCTATGTCTTCTACTACCATTATTTATAAGGCCTTTGATGATATGGGGTTGAGGAAAAAGAAGTTTGCGGGTTTGGTGCTTAGCATTCTAATCATCGAAGATATATTAGCGATTGTGTTAATGGTTATGCTTTCTACTTTATCGGCTAAAAGTGAGATTGAAGGATTTGATATGTTTGGGAGTGTGGGGCGGTTGTTCTTTTTTCTAATCTTGTGGTTTATTGTTGGCATCTATATTATTCCTCAGTTTCTGAAACGCGTACGAAAATTGATGACCGAAGAGACATTACTGATTGTCTCTCTGGGGTTATGTTTAGGTATGGTACTTCTTGCTGCTTATACTGGCTTTTCGGCTGCTTTTGGGGCTTTCATAATGGGGTCTATCTTGGCTGAGACGGCAGAAGCTGAATCTATAGAGCGGCTGGTTAAGCCGGTGAAAGACTTGTTTGGTGCTGTGTTTTTTGTTTCAGTAGGAATGATGGTTGATCCGGCTATGATTGTAGAATATGCTATCCCTATTTTAGTCGTTACCTTATCTGTTATTGTGGGGCAGGCTCTGTTCGGGACTTTTGGTGTTGTCTTGGCCGGACAACCGTTGAAGGTTGCTATGCAGTGTGGTTTTAGCCTGACACAAATAGGGGAGTTTGCTTTTATTATTGCTTCTCTAGGAGTTGCTCTTCATGTAACTAGTGATTTTTTGTATCCTATTGTTGTAGCTGTGTCGGTAATTACCACATTTTTAACACCTTATATGATTCGCTTGTCTACTCCGGCTGTTGATTTTGTAGATGCTCGATTACCAGGGTCTTGGAAACGCTTTCTTGCACGTTATTGCCATGGAAGTGAGGCGGCAATGAATTACGAGAATCTTTGGAAAAAATTGTTGACCGCATTGATACGTATAACTGTAGCTTATTCTGTGCTCAGTATAGGGGTGATTATCTTGTTTATTCGATATATTATGCCTTTTTTATATCAACATTTGCCACATTTTGGAGCAGCACTATTGGGTACTTTTCTTACAACATTGTCAATCTCGCCTTTTCTTAGAGCGATTATTGTGAAGAAAAACCGTTCTGTGGAATTTATAACTCTTTGGAATGATAATCGTATCAATAGAGGCCCTTTGGTGTCTACAATCGTTTTTCGGGCGATCGTGGCTGTGTCTCTAGTTATGTTTATTGTGGCAAGCTTATTTAGAGCATCTGTGGGAATAGCTTTGGGCATTGCTATTTTGGCAGTACTATTGATGGTTTATTCTCGCCGTTTGAAAAAGCACTCTATCCTTATAGAAAGGCGTTTTTTTCAAAATTTACGCTATAGGGATATTCGTGCCGAGTATCTGGGTGAAAAGAAACCTGCTTATGCAGGGAGATTGTTGTCACGTGATCTGCACTTGGCAGACTTTGAACTTCCTGGGGAATCTACTTGGGTGGGGCAAACGTTATTGGAACTCAATCTAGGTCGAAAATATGATGTACATGTGGTCTCTATTTTAAGAGGCAGACGACGGATTAATATACCAGGTCCTGATATGCGTCTTTTTCCTAATGATAAGATACAGGTTATTGGTACGGATGACCAGCTGAATGTTTTTAGTGAAGAACTGCAGAATGTGTCTTCGTTGGCAGATGATGTAGTGGAAAAGCATACGATGGTATTAAAGCAACTTTTAATTGATGCTGATTCTTTTTTAATTGGAGTGAGATTACGAAATTCCGGCATTAGAGAAAAGTATCGTTGCCTTATAGTAGGGGTGGAGAGAGGAGGAGGAACTTTGATGGCTCCGAATGTGGATATACCTTTTGAGGAAGGCGATGTATTGTGGATTGTGGGAAAAGATGAGCATATACATCAATTAGTAGGGGAAAAGAATCAAAAATTAAACCCTTTATGA